The Lysobacter enzymogenes genome window below encodes:
- a CDS encoding vWA domain-containing protein, whose protein sequence is MTAVQPSHRRATVHCLSAALLAALALAGCQSTGSPADAKAEAGAQRGQPAPAVAKPAKTEAVTDAAAAGAVANAAAPAPVQSRADVRGRLEAVQVTGSRVAEARRSAKVAQAPGIAYAPPAPPPPPYYSQPANTEKYAQREDNPVQRASEQPLSTFSIDVDTGSYANVRRMLNDGVRPPADAVRAEEFINYFDYGHPAPVSRAVPFKVSTELAPAPWNAQRQLLMIGIKGFEVPKQNLPPSNLVFLIDTSGSMNSPDKLPLLKSAFSMLTKQLRPQDRISIVVYAGSAGLVLPPTPGDRQQDILDALERLQAGGSTNGGDGIRLAYATARQAFIKDGVNRVILATDGDFNVGTVGTDALETMVADQRKSGIALTTLGFGQGNYNDELSEKLADVGDGNHAYIDTLQEARKVLVQEMGSTLLTIARDVKIQIEFNPAQVAEYRLIGYENRVLKREDFANDKVDAGDIGAGHEVTALYEITPVGSKATRLPPLRYAQAAPAAAGGGEMANLKLRYKRPGEDRSQLIETPILRSSERAAASDSLRMASAVAAFADALRGGSQYDGWGWEQILGAARGVKLADPWGQRAEFVRLVERAKAQIGELKPAEKVAVSQ, encoded by the coding sequence ATGACCGCCGTCCAGCCTTCGCACCGCCGCGCCACCGTCCATTGCCTCAGCGCGGCCCTGCTCGCCGCCCTCGCCCTCGCCGGTTGCCAGTCCACCGGCAGCCCGGCCGACGCCAAGGCCGAAGCCGGCGCCCAGCGCGGCCAGCCGGCGCCGGCCGTCGCCAAACCCGCCAAAACCGAAGCAGTCACCGACGCCGCCGCGGCCGGCGCCGTCGCCAACGCCGCTGCGCCGGCGCCGGTGCAATCCCGCGCCGATGTCCGCGGTCGCCTGGAGGCCGTGCAAGTCACCGGCTCGCGCGTGGCCGAGGCGCGCCGGTCGGCCAAGGTCGCGCAGGCGCCGGGCATCGCGTACGCCCCGCCGGCGCCGCCTCCGCCGCCTTACTACAGCCAGCCGGCCAACACCGAAAAATACGCCCAGCGCGAAGACAATCCGGTCCAGCGCGCCAGCGAACAGCCGCTGTCGACGTTCTCCATCGACGTCGACACCGGCAGCTACGCCAACGTGCGGCGCATGCTCAACGACGGCGTGCGTCCGCCGGCCGACGCGGTGCGCGCGGAGGAGTTCATCAACTACTTCGACTACGGCCATCCGGCGCCGGTCTCGCGCGCGGTGCCGTTCAAAGTCTCGACCGAACTCGCGCCGGCGCCGTGGAACGCGCAGCGGCAACTGCTGATGATCGGCATTAAGGGCTTTGAGGTGCCCAAGCAAAACCTGCCGCCGTCGAACCTGGTGTTCCTGATCGACACCTCCGGCTCGATGAACTCGCCCGACAAGCTGCCGCTGCTCAAGAGCGCGTTCTCGATGCTGACCAAGCAGCTGCGGCCGCAGGACCGCATTTCCATCGTCGTCTACGCCGGTTCCGCCGGGCTGGTGCTGCCGCCGACGCCGGGCGACCGTCAGCAGGACATCCTCGACGCGCTCGAACGCCTGCAGGCCGGCGGCAGCACCAACGGCGGCGACGGCATCCGCCTGGCCTACGCGACCGCGCGCCAGGCTTTCATCAAGGACGGCGTCAATCGGGTGATCCTCGCCACCGACGGCGATTTCAACGTCGGCACCGTCGGCACCGACGCGCTGGAAACCATGGTCGCCGACCAGCGCAAGAGCGGCATCGCGCTGACCACGCTCGGCTTCGGCCAGGGCAACTACAACGACGAACTGTCCGAGAAACTGGCCGACGTCGGCGACGGCAACCACGCCTACATCGACACCTTGCAGGAAGCGCGCAAGGTGCTGGTGCAGGAAATGGGCTCGACCCTGCTGACCATCGCCCGCGACGTCAAGATCCAGATCGAGTTCAATCCGGCCCAGGTCGCCGAGTACCGCCTGATCGGTTACGAAAACCGCGTGCTCAAGCGCGAAGACTTCGCCAACGACAAGGTCGACGCCGGCGACATCGGCGCCGGCCATGAGGTGACTGCCTTGTACGAGATCACCCCGGTCGGCTCCAAGGCCACCCGCCTGCCGCCGCTGCGCTACGCCCAGGCCGCGCCGGCCGCGGCCGGCGGCGGCGAGATGGCCAACCTCAAGCTGCGCTACAAGCGTCCGGGCGAAGACCGCAGCCAGCTGATCGAAACCCCGATCCTGCGTTCGAGCGAACGCGCCGCCGCCAGCGATTCGCTGCGCATGGCGAGCGCGGTGGCCGCGTTCGCCGACGCGCTGCGCGGCGGCAGCCAGTACGACGGCTGGGGCTGGGAGCAGATCCTCGGCGCGGCGCGCGGGGTCAAGCTGGCCGATCCCTGGGGCCAGCGCGCGGAGTTCGTGCGGCTGGTCGAACGCGCCAAGGCGCAGATCGGCGAGCTCAAGCCGGCCGAGAAGGTGGCGGTGAGCCAGTAA
- a CDS encoding aldehyde dehydrogenase family protein: protein MAKSDKKNKAAKPAKGLKSSYPYYLAGRAVAANTELEVLDKYSGKRATRVAMADAVAVRKAIVAAHKAREAMAQFTPDRRRDVLEHCVRRFGERFEELALALCIEAGKPIKDARGEVTRLIDTFRIAANEATRDPGTLLELQISQRTRGYRGMVKRVPIGPCSFITPFNFPLNLVAHKVAPAIAAGCPFVLKPAIKTPVGALIIGEILAETDLPEGAFSVLCCSNEDASLLVEDERIKLLSFTGGLIGWDLKARAGKKKVTLELGGNAACIVDADPGASLDHVVERLVFGAYYQSGQSCISVQRIYAHADIYDKLRKKLKAAVGALRMGDPREESTFIGPVVDEQAAQRIQSWIDAALKGGAKRIAGGARQGTMIPATLLENVARDAELYRKEAFGPIALIEPFDDFDAVLERVNDSDFGLQAGVFTGRLDHAMRAWDRLDVGGVIVGDVPSFRVDNMPYGGVKDSGQGREGVRYAIEDMSEQRLLVIRDPV from the coding sequence ATGGCCAAGTCCGACAAGAAGAACAAAGCCGCCAAGCCAGCCAAGGGCCTCAAGAGCAGCTATCCCTACTACCTCGCCGGCCGCGCGGTCGCCGCCAACACCGAGCTGGAGGTGCTGGACAAGTACAGCGGCAAGCGCGCCACCCGCGTGGCGATGGCCGACGCCGTTGCGGTGCGCAAGGCGATCGTCGCCGCGCACAAGGCGCGCGAGGCGATGGCCCAGTTCACCCCGGACCGCCGCCGCGACGTGCTCGAACACTGCGTGCGCCGCTTCGGCGAGCGTTTCGAGGAACTGGCGCTGGCGCTGTGCATCGAGGCCGGCAAGCCGATCAAGGACGCGCGCGGCGAAGTCACCCGCCTGATCGACACCTTCCGCATCGCCGCCAACGAGGCCACGCGCGATCCGGGCACGCTGCTGGAACTGCAGATCTCGCAGCGCACCCGCGGCTACCGCGGCATGGTCAAGCGCGTGCCGATCGGGCCGTGCAGCTTCATCACCCCGTTCAATTTCCCGCTCAACCTGGTCGCGCACAAGGTCGCCCCAGCGATCGCCGCCGGCTGCCCGTTCGTGCTGAAGCCGGCGATCAAGACCCCGGTCGGCGCGCTGATCATCGGCGAAATCCTGGCCGAGACCGATCTGCCGGAAGGCGCGTTCTCGGTGCTGTGCTGCTCCAACGAAGACGCCTCGCTGCTGGTCGAGGACGAGCGGATCAAGCTGCTGAGCTTCACCGGCGGCCTGATCGGCTGGGACCTCAAGGCCCGCGCCGGCAAGAAGAAAGTGACCCTGGAACTCGGCGGCAACGCCGCCTGCATCGTCGACGCCGACCCGGGCGCGAGCCTGGACCACGTGGTCGAGCGGCTGGTGTTCGGCGCCTATTACCAGAGCGGCCAGAGCTGCATCAGCGTGCAGCGCATCTACGCCCACGCCGACATCTACGACAAGCTGCGCAAGAAGCTCAAGGCCGCGGTCGGCGCGCTGCGCATGGGCGATCCGCGCGAGGAAAGCACCTTCATCGGGCCGGTCGTCGACGAGCAAGCGGCGCAACGCATCCAGTCGTGGATCGACGCCGCGCTCAAGGGCGGCGCCAAGCGCATCGCCGGCGGCGCGCGCCAGGGCACGATGATTCCGGCGACCCTGCTGGAGAACGTCGCGCGCGACGCCGAGCTGTACCGCAAGGAAGCGTTCGGCCCGATCGCGCTGATCGAACCCTTCGACGATTTCGACGCCGTGCTCGAGCGGGTCAACGACAGCGATTTCGGCCTGCAGGCCGGCGTGTTCACCGGCCGCCTCGACCACGCCATGCGCGCCTGGGACCGCCTCGACGTCGGCGGCGTGATCGTCGGCGACGTGCCGAGCTTCCGCGTCGACAACATGCCGTACGGCGGGGTCAAGGATTCGGGCCAGGGCCGCGAAGGCGTGCGTTATGCGATCGAGGACATGAGCGAGCAGCGCTTGCTGGTGATCCGCGATCCGGTCTGA
- a CDS encoding ABC transporter transmembrane domain-containing protein: protein MTDASAGSQAAPNRDKAPIGALRILWPFVHKYRGLFVAWLFALAASSAVTLTLPVAFKTMIDQGFAQSASGGGSGAIDQAFLLLFAVAIALALATAARFYFVAVLGEKVVADLREQLYRHLIALDAGFHDRNRSGELVSRLTADAELLRSVVGSSMSVALRSLVTFAGSLGMLFVTSPRLAAYALVGIPLAVLPIVAGGRRLQRISRSSQDRVADANTLASETLGAVRTVQAHAREPYEQGRFSASLQVAIKTARKRIRAQAWVTAIAITLVFGAITLVLWSGAHDVVAGRLTAGTLAQFVLYALIGGGSIGALAEVWNDLQRAAGGMGRIGELLAERSAVALPAQPRALPQPVRGEIVFDRVGFHYPQRPDLPALQDFSLQVKPGETVALVGPSGAGKSTVFSILLRFHDPQHGAVRVDGVDVREADLPQLRGAIALVPQQPTIFATTARDNIRYGRLEASDADIDQAVRAAHAGDFIQDLPQGLSTELGERGARLSGGQQQRIVIARALLKDAPILLLDEATSALDAQSERAVQQALEALMRGRTTLVIAHRLATVLKADRIVVMDRGRIVAEGTHEELLAQGGLYAELAKLQFLD from the coding sequence ATGACCGACGCCAGCGCCGGCTCCCAGGCCGCTCCCAACCGCGACAAGGCCCCGATCGGCGCCCTGCGCATCCTGTGGCCGTTCGTGCACAAGTACCGCGGCCTGTTCGTCGCCTGGCTGTTCGCGCTGGCCGCCTCCAGCGCGGTCACCCTGACCCTGCCGGTCGCGTTCAAGACCATGATCGACCAGGGCTTCGCCCAAAGCGCGAGCGGCGGCGGCAGCGGCGCGATCGATCAGGCCTTCCTGCTGCTGTTCGCGGTCGCCATCGCCCTGGCCCTGGCGACCGCGGCGCGCTTCTACTTCGTGGCGGTGCTCGGCGAGAAAGTCGTCGCCGACCTGCGCGAGCAGTTGTACCGCCACCTGATCGCGCTCGACGCCGGCTTCCACGACCGCAACCGCAGCGGCGAACTGGTCTCGCGCCTGACCGCCGACGCCGAACTGCTGCGCAGCGTGGTCGGTTCGAGCATGTCGGTGGCGCTGCGCAGTCTCGTCACCTTCGCCGGCAGCCTCGGCATGCTGTTCGTGACCAGCCCGCGGCTGGCCGCGTACGCCCTGGTCGGCATTCCGCTCGCGGTGCTGCCGATCGTCGCCGGCGGCCGCCGCCTGCAACGCATCTCGCGCTCCAGCCAGGACCGCGTCGCCGACGCCAACACCCTGGCCAGCGAAACCCTCGGCGCGGTGCGCACGGTCCAGGCGCACGCGCGCGAGCCTTACGAACAAGGCCGCTTCAGCGCCTCGCTGCAGGTCGCGATCAAGACCGCGCGCAAACGCATCCGCGCCCAGGCCTGGGTCACCGCGATCGCCATCACCCTGGTGTTCGGCGCGATCACCCTGGTGCTGTGGTCGGGCGCGCACGACGTCGTCGCCGGCCGCCTGACCGCCGGCACCCTCGCCCAGTTCGTGCTGTACGCGCTGATCGGCGGCGGTTCGATCGGCGCGCTGGCCGAAGTCTGGAACGATCTGCAGCGCGCCGCCGGCGGCATGGGCCGGATCGGCGAACTGCTGGCCGAGCGCAGCGCGGTCGCGCTGCCGGCGCAGCCGCGCGCGCTGCCGCAGCCGGTGCGCGGCGAGATCGTGTTCGACCGCGTCGGTTTCCACTACCCGCAGCGCCCCGACCTGCCGGCGCTGCAGGACTTCAGCCTGCAAGTGAAGCCCGGCGAGACCGTCGCCCTGGTCGGCCCGTCCGGCGCCGGCAAGAGCACCGTGTTCTCGATCCTGCTGCGCTTCCACGACCCGCAGCACGGCGCGGTGCGGGTCGACGGCGTCGACGTGCGCGAAGCCGACCTGCCGCAGCTGCGCGGCGCGATCGCGCTGGTGCCGCAGCAGCCGACCATCTTCGCCACCACCGCGCGCGACAACATCCGCTACGGCCGGCTCGAGGCCAGCGACGCCGACATCGACCAGGCGGTGCGCGCGGCGCACGCCGGCGATTTCATCCAGGACTTGCCGCAAGGCCTGTCGACCGAACTCGGCGAACGCGGCGCGCGCCTGTCCGGCGGCCAGCAACAGCGCATCGTCATCGCCCGCGCCCTGCTCAAGGACGCGCCGATCCTGCTGCTCGACGAAGCCACCAGCGCGCTCGACGCGCAGAGCGAACGCGCCGTGCAGCAGGCGCTGGAAGCGCTGATGCGCGGCCGCACCACCCTGGTGATCGCGCATCGTCTGGCGACCGTGCTCAAGGCCGACCGGATCGTGGTCATGGACCGCGGCCGCATCGTCGCCGAGGGCACGCACGAGGAATTGCTGGCGCAGGGCGGGTTGTATGCGGAGCTGGCCAAGCTGCAGTTCCTGGATTGA
- a CDS encoding RNA polymerase sigma factor produces the protein MNSGADANDDVLMLAWAAGDAGAFEVLYARHRGPLYRFLLRQLRDSALADEFFQDVWQRVIGARQGWKPDAQFNTWLFRIAHNRLNDYWRGLKHRPATPEDGDERAARVPDPTTPERELSDFEQRRRLQRAIEELPEEQREVVLLRLEQELSLEEIGAITGVGRETVKSRLRYAMDKLRARLTE, from the coding sequence ATGAACTCCGGTGCGGACGCGAACGACGACGTGTTGATGCTGGCCTGGGCGGCCGGCGACGCCGGCGCGTTCGAGGTCCTGTACGCGCGCCACCGCGGCCCGCTGTACCGCTTCCTGCTGCGTCAGCTGCGCGATTCGGCCCTGGCCGACGAATTCTTCCAGGACGTGTGGCAGCGCGTGATCGGCGCGCGCCAGGGCTGGAAACCCGATGCGCAGTTCAACACCTGGCTGTTCCGGATCGCGCACAACCGGCTGAACGATTACTGGCGCGGGCTCAAGCACCGCCCGGCGACGCCGGAAGACGGCGACGAGCGCGCCGCGCGCGTGCCCGACCCGACCACGCCGGAACGCGAACTGTCCGACTTCGAACAGCGCCGCCGCTTGCAGCGCGCGATCGAGGAATTGCCCGAGGAACAGCGCGAGGTGGTGCTGCTGCGCCTGGAGCAGGAGTTGAGTCTGGAGGAGATCGGCGCCATTACGGGGGTGGGTCGGGAAACGGTGAAGTCCAGGCTGCGGTACGCGATGGACAAGCTGCGCGCGAGGTTGACCGAATGA
- a CDS encoding S1 family peptidase, translating into MYVSNYRSRRTARVSASCLVAALAAMSCGAALAAEQVDPQLKFAMQRDLGIFPTQLPQYLHTEKLARTQAAAIEREFGAQFAGQWIERNEDGSFKLVAATSGARKSTTLGGVEVRNVRYSLKQLQGAMQQLDAHANARVKGIAKPLDGVQSWYVDPRSNAVVVKVDDGATEAGVDFVALSGADSAQVRIESSPGKLQTTANIVGGIEYSINNASLCSVGFSVTRGATKGFVTAGHCGNVNATARIGGAVVGTFAGRVFPGNDRAWVSLTSAQTLLPRVANGSSYVTVRGSAEAAVGAAVCRSGRTTGYQCGTITAKNVTANYAEGAVRGLTQGNACMGRGDSGGSWITSAGQAQGVMSGGNVQSNGNNCGIPASQRSSLFERLSPILSQYGLSLVTG; encoded by the coding sequence ATGTACGTATCGAACTACCGTTCGCGCCGGACCGCGCGCGTTTCCGCTTCCTGCCTCGTCGCCGCGCTGGCGGCGATGTCCTGCGGCGCCGCGCTGGCGGCCGAACAGGTCGATCCGCAGTTGAAGTTCGCGATGCAGCGCGATCTGGGCATCTTCCCGACCCAGCTGCCGCAGTACCTGCACACCGAAAAACTCGCCCGCACCCAGGCCGCGGCGATCGAGCGCGAATTCGGCGCGCAGTTCGCCGGCCAGTGGATCGAGCGCAACGAAGACGGCAGCTTCAAGCTCGTCGCCGCGACTTCGGGCGCGCGCAAGTCGACCACGCTGGGCGGGGTGGAAGTGCGCAACGTGCGCTACAGCCTCAAGCAACTGCAAGGCGCGATGCAGCAGCTCGATGCCCACGCCAACGCGCGGGTCAAGGGCATCGCCAAGCCGCTCGACGGCGTGCAGAGCTGGTACGTGGATCCGCGCAGCAACGCGGTGGTGGTCAAAGTCGACGACGGCGCGACGGAAGCCGGCGTCGACTTCGTCGCCCTCAGCGGCGCCGACAGCGCGCAGGTGCGGATCGAATCCTCGCCGGGCAAGCTGCAGACCACGGCCAACATCGTCGGCGGCATCGAATACTCGATCAACAACGCCTCGCTGTGCTCGGTCGGCTTCTCGGTCACCCGCGGCGCGACCAAGGGCTTCGTCACCGCCGGCCACTGCGGCAACGTCAACGCGACCGCACGCATCGGCGGCGCGGTGGTCGGCACCTTCGCCGGCCGCGTGTTCCCCGGCAACGACCGCGCCTGGGTCAGCCTGACCAGCGCCCAGACCCTGTTGCCGCGCGTCGCCAACGGCAGCAGCTACGTCACCGTGCGCGGCAGCGCCGAAGCCGCGGTCGGCGCGGCGGTGTGCCGTTCCGGCCGCACCACCGGCTACCAGTGCGGCACCATCACCGCCAAGAACGTCACCGCCAACTACGCCGAAGGCGCGGTGCGCGGGCTGACCCAGGGCAACGCCTGCATGGGCCGCGGCGATTCGGGCGGCTCGTGGATCACCAGCGCCGGCCAGGCACAGGGCGTGATGTCCGGCGGCAACGTCCAGTCCAACGGCAACAACTGCGGCATCCCGGCCTCGCAGCGCAGCAGCCTGTTCGAGCGCCTGAGCCCGATCCTGAGCCAGTACGGGCTGAGCCTGGTCACCGGCTGA
- a CDS encoding EAL domain-containing protein, which produces MRAAAAEAAPDGAWPGQALAAALLEALPSGTQIAVSWRTAQGRVAESFTPGADGALRASALDRLECDPPAIGASDERYADRIEAAWWLEDRSRASLVAQMPRALPAPLRAAWLAMARRVVAAELAALRAHARAEALEKSERLQQALFGIADLAGSGLEMNDLLSRIHGVVCGLMYAENFYIVLYDDLADTMRFLYFADRNDPYVANPLQAIRGEDMPTSLTLALLRHGEPLQGSSAQLRERLNVPNDDCHGPDSADWLGVPMRRDERVCGAVVVQNYDSADSYGEEDRALLAFVAQHILTALDRFRAREELERRVAERTYALQLSNRDLQAEIIERQRAERLQRALFRIAELTITSDTLERFYSQVHDVVSELLYARNFYIALLSDDGERLQFPYSIDERDMIRETRQLAGGLTEYVIRQGRPLLADRHRIAELNSRGEVRSHGSAAHCWLGVPLYRDDAVVGVIAIQSYSRAISFNARDQELLTFVAHHISIGLARKQAQDRLLSAHGELEQRVASRTRELAHTNAELVAQIGERENAERKLTHLALHDPLTELPNRSQLLERLDHAIARARREQRPFAVLFLDLDRFKLVNDSVGHAAGDELLVESSRRIVGAVRGDDMVARLGGDEFAILVEHIDGLNVAEELAQRVLRALGEPCWVAGREVFPSASVGIALWHPRYRSGIELLRDADAAMYRAKAAGRGRFAVFDEEMREQALRILDLEADLRRAINSDAFIAYYQPIVRLDDGVAIGHEALLRWRHEKRGLLLPREFIGLGEDSGLIEEADWILYGRVVQELARGGEGYISVNVSPKHFRAGDFADRLLRMLERAGADPRRLRIEITEVALLDDVPRALRMLRTLRNHGVLAQLDDFGTGFSALSYLHRFPIECLKIDQSFVAGLVGESRPESVAVVRAIQALAGTLGIHTIGEGVETQAQRSVLRELGCVYGQGYLFGRPAERLHDVRSAVGE; this is translated from the coding sequence ATGCGGGCGGCCGCGGCCGAGGCTGCGCCGGACGGCGCGTGGCCGGGGCAAGCGCTGGCCGCCGCGTTGCTGGAGGCGCTGCCGTCGGGCACCCAGATCGCGGTGAGCTGGCGCACCGCGCAGGGCCGGGTCGCCGAATCCTTCACCCCGGGCGCCGACGGCGCGCTGCGCGCCAGCGCGCTGGACCGGCTGGAATGCGATCCGCCGGCGATCGGCGCCTCCGACGAACGCTACGCCGACCGCATCGAAGCGGCGTGGTGGCTGGAAGACCGCAGCCGCGCCAGCCTGGTCGCGCAGATGCCGCGCGCGCTGCCGGCGCCGCTGCGCGCGGCGTGGCTGGCGATGGCGCGGCGGGTGGTCGCCGCCGAACTGGCCGCGTTGCGCGCGCACGCCCGCGCCGAGGCGCTGGAGAAATCCGAGCGTCTGCAGCAGGCGCTGTTCGGCATCGCCGACCTGGCCGGCTCGGGCCTGGAGATGAACGACCTGCTCAGCCGCATCCACGGCGTGGTGTGCGGGCTGATGTACGCCGAGAATTTCTACATCGTGCTGTACGACGATCTCGCCGACACGATGCGCTTCCTGTATTTCGCCGACCGCAACGACCCGTACGTGGCCAACCCGCTGCAGGCGATCCGCGGCGAAGACATGCCGACCAGCCTGACCCTGGCCCTGCTGCGCCACGGCGAGCCGCTGCAAGGCAGCTCGGCGCAGCTGCGCGAACGCCTCAACGTCCCCAACGACGACTGCCACGGCCCCGACAGCGCCGACTGGCTCGGCGTGCCGATGCGCCGCGACGAGCGCGTATGCGGCGCGGTGGTGGTGCAGAACTACGACAGCGCCGACAGCTACGGCGAAGAGGACCGCGCGCTGCTGGCGTTCGTGGCCCAGCACATCCTGACCGCGCTGGACCGCTTCCGCGCGCGCGAGGAACTCGAGCGCCGGGTCGCCGAACGCACCTACGCGCTGCAACTGAGCAACCGCGACCTGCAGGCCGAGATCATCGAGCGCCAGCGCGCCGAACGGCTGCAACGCGCGCTGTTCCGCATCGCCGAGCTGACCATCACCTCCGACACGCTGGAGCGCTTCTACTCGCAGGTCCACGACGTGGTCAGCGAGCTGCTGTACGCGCGCAACTTCTACATCGCGCTGCTGTCCGACGACGGCGAACGCCTGCAGTTCCCGTATTCGATCGACGAACGCGACATGATCCGCGAGACCCGCCAGCTCGCCGGCGGCCTGACCGAATACGTGATCCGCCAGGGCCGGCCGCTGCTGGCCGACCGCCACCGCATCGCCGAGCTCAACAGCCGCGGCGAGGTCCGCAGCCACGGCTCGGCCGCGCACTGCTGGCTCGGCGTGCCGCTGTACCGCGACGACGCGGTGGTCGGGGTGATCGCGATCCAGAGCTATTCGCGCGCGATCAGCTTCAACGCGCGCGACCAGGAACTGCTGACCTTCGTCGCCCACCACATCAGCATCGGCCTGGCGCGCAAGCAGGCCCAGGACCGGCTGCTGAGCGCGCACGGCGAACTCGAACAGCGCGTGGCCAGCCGCACCCGCGAGCTGGCCCACACCAACGCCGAACTGGTCGCGCAGATCGGCGAGCGCGAGAACGCCGAGCGCAAGCTGACCCACCTGGCCCTGCACGACCCGCTGACCGAGCTGCCGAACCGCAGCCAGCTGCTGGAACGGCTCGACCACGCCATCGCCCGCGCGCGCCGCGAACAGCGCCCGTTCGCGGTGCTGTTCCTCGACCTGGACCGGTTCAAGCTGGTCAACGACAGCGTCGGCCACGCCGCCGGCGACGAGTTGCTGGTGGAAAGCAGCCGCCGCATCGTCGGCGCGGTGCGCGGCGACGACATGGTCGCGCGCCTGGGCGGCGACGAGTTCGCGATCCTGGTCGAGCACATCGACGGCCTCAACGTGGCCGAGGAACTCGCCCAGCGCGTGCTGCGCGCGCTCGGCGAGCCGTGCTGGGTGGCCGGGCGCGAGGTGTTCCCGTCCGCCAGCGTCGGCATCGCCCTGTGGCATCCGCGCTACCGCAGCGGCATCGAGCTGCTGCGCGACGCCGATGCGGCGATGTACCGGGCCAAGGCCGCCGGGCGCGGCCGCTTCGCGGTGTTCGACGAGGAAATGCGCGAGCAGGCGCTGCGCATCCTCGACCTGGAAGCGGACCTGCGCCGGGCGATCAACTCCGACGCCTTCATCGCCTATTACCAGCCGATCGTGCGCCTCGACGACGGCGTCGCGATCGGCCACGAAGCGCTGCTGCGCTGGCGCCACGAGAAGCGCGGGCTGCTGCTGCCGCGCGAGTTCATCGGCCTGGGCGAAGACAGCGGCCTGATCGAGGAAGCCGACTGGATCCTGTACGGCCGGGTCGTGCAGGAACTGGCGCGCGGCGGCGAGGGCTACATCTCGGTCAACGTCTCGCCCAAGCATTTCCGCGCCGGCGACTTCGCCGACCGCCTGCTGCGCATGCTCGAACGCGCCGGCGCCGACCCGCGCCGGCTGCGCATCGAAATCACCGAAGTGGCCCTGCTCGACGACGTGCCGCGCGCGCTGCGGATGCTGCGGACCTTGCGCAATCACGGGGTATTGGCGCAGCTGGACGATTTCGGCACGGGGTTTTCGGCGTTGTCGTACCTGCATCGGTTCCCGATCGAGTGTTTGAAGATCGATCAGAGTTTCGTCGCGGGGTTGGTCGGCGAATCGCGCCCCGAGAGCGTGGCCGTGGTGCGCGCGATCCAGGCCCTGGCCGGGACGCTGGGCATCCACACCATCGGCGAAGGCGTGGAAACCCAGGCGCAGCGTTCGGTGTTGCGCGAACTGGGCTGCGTCTACGGCCAGGGCTATCTGTTCGGCCGGCCGGCGGAGCGCCTGCACGACGTGCGATCGGCGGTCGGCGAATAA
- a CDS encoding IMPACT family protein codes for MNPATLSERAQHTLEVKHSRFLALAAPAASPDAALAFLAEVADPAATHNCWAYRIGAQYRSSDDGEPSGTAGRPILAAIDGQGCDQVVVVVTRWYGGIKLGAGGLVRAYGGAAAECLRRAPRRELVTYAELELAYPFADTGAVHATLNAFGAEKADERFDAAGARVRIRLPAAQLPALKAQLRDATRNRVRLDEPGAPPSPAPPF; via the coding sequence ATGAACCCGGCCACGCTGAGCGAACGCGCCCAGCACACGCTCGAGGTCAAGCACAGCCGCTTCCTGGCCCTGGCCGCGCCCGCGGCCTCGCCGGACGCGGCGCTGGCGTTCCTGGCCGAAGTCGCCGATCCCGCCGCGACCCACAACTGCTGGGCCTACCGGATCGGCGCGCAGTACCGCTCCAGCGACGACGGCGAGCCCTCCGGCACCGCCGGCCGGCCGATCCTCGCGGCGATCGACGGCCAGGGCTGCGATCAGGTCGTGGTCGTGGTCACGCGCTGGTACGGCGGCATCAAGCTCGGCGCCGGCGGCCTGGTGCGCGCCTACGGAGGCGCAGCGGCCGAGTGCCTGCGGCGCGCGCCGCGGCGCGAACTGGTGACCTACGCCGAGCTGGAACTGGCGTATCCGTTCGCCGACACCGGCGCGGTCCATGCGACACTCAACGCCTTCGGCGCGGAAAAGGCCGACGAACGTTTCGACGCCGCCGGCGCGCGGGTGCGCATCCGCCTGCCGGCCGCGCAGCTGCCCGCCTTGAAAGCGCAGTTGCGCGACGCCACTCGTAACCGCGTACGCCTGGACGAACCCGGCGCACCGCCCTCCCCCGCGCCGCCTTTCTAA